One genomic region from Xenopus laevis strain J_2021 chromosome 2L, Xenopus_laevis_v10.1, whole genome shotgun sequence encodes:
- the tlcd3a.L gene encoding TLC domain-containing protein 3A isoform X2, with translation MWHVLAAGSFFFPGLYLLCSQCARRTLPKWTEADCSLLSTRIVSSVQGFLAASSGIIVITSCKDVKFDRHWLATAYNWFIIPYMLYDIYAMYLRHWYRCYDKQILNGKDHFATAMDSFLRKDFLMLVHHVVILTILVPIGLFLRSDIGDFFVGCLYVAEMSTPFVSLGKVLIQMNLQNSLLHKVNGALVLITFFLCRILLFPFMYYAYSKQYGIPLYKVPFSIPLHCNVANASIMAPQIYWFWLICKKALRLYRGPARSGKDR, from the exons ATGTGGCACGTTTTGGCTGCAGGCTCCTTCTTTTTCCCGGGGCTTTATCTACTGTGCAGCCAGTGTGCCCGGCGGACCTTGCCAAAATGGACAGAAGCTGACTGCTCGCTGCTTAGTACCAG gattgtATCCTCTGTGCAAGGATTTCTTGCTGCTTCCTCTGGTATTATTGTTATCACTTCCTGTAAAGATGTGAAGTTTGACAG ACATTGGCTGGCTACAGCTTACAACTGGTTTATTATACCATACATGTTATATGACATCTATGCTATGTATCTTCGGCACTGGTACAGATGTTACGATAAGCAGATCTTGAACGGAAAAGATCACTTTGCTACAGCAATGGACAGTTTTCTGCGGAAGGATTTCCTCATGCTGGTTCACCATGTTGTGATTCTAACAATTCTTGTGCCCATTGGACTG TTTCTGAGAAGTGATATTGGCGATTTCTTTGTTGGCTGTCTTTATGTAGCAGAGATGAGCACTCCATTTGTGTCACTTGGTAAAGTTCTAATCCAG ATGAACCTGCAGAACTCTCTCCTGCACAAAGTAAATGGTGCCCTTGTGTTAATTACTTTTTTCCTGTGCCGCATCCTCCTCTTTCCATTTATGTATTACGCCTACAGCAAACAGTATGGGATCCCCTTATACAAAGTGCCTTTCAGCATACCTCTACACTGCAACGTTGCCAATGCCTCCATTATGGCCCCACAGATATACTGGTTCTGGCTTATTTGCAAAAAAGCATTAAGACTTTATCGGGGCCCAGCTAGATCTGGAAAAGACAGATAA
- the tlcd3a.L gene encoding TLC domain-containing protein 3A isoform X3, whose amino-acid sequence MWHVLAAGSFFFPGLYLLCSQCARRTLPKWTEADCSLLSTRIVSSVQGFLAASSGIIVITSCKDVKFDRCYDKQILNGKDHFATAMDSFLRKDFLMLVHHVVILTILVPIGLFLRSDIGDFFVGCLYVAEMSTPFVSLGKVLIQMNLQNSLLHKVNGALVLITFFLCRILLFPFMYYAYSKQYGIPLYKVPFSIPLHCNVANASIMAPQIYWFWLICKKALRLYRGPARSGKDR is encoded by the exons ATGTGGCACGTTTTGGCTGCAGGCTCCTTCTTTTTCCCGGGGCTTTATCTACTGTGCAGCCAGTGTGCCCGGCGGACCTTGCCAAAATGGACAGAAGCTGACTGCTCGCTGCTTAGTACCAG gattgtATCCTCTGTGCAAGGATTTCTTGCTGCTTCCTCTGGTATTATTGTTATCACTTCCTGTAAAGATGTGAAGTTTGACAG ATGTTACGATAAGCAGATCTTGAACGGAAAAGATCACTTTGCTACAGCAATGGACAGTTTTCTGCGGAAGGATTTCCTCATGCTGGTTCACCATGTTGTGATTCTAACAATTCTTGTGCCCATTGGACTG TTTCTGAGAAGTGATATTGGCGATTTCTTTGTTGGCTGTCTTTATGTAGCAGAGATGAGCACTCCATTTGTGTCACTTGGTAAAGTTCTAATCCAG ATGAACCTGCAGAACTCTCTCCTGCACAAAGTAAATGGTGCCCTTGTGTTAATTACTTTTTTCCTGTGCCGCATCCTCCTCTTTCCATTTATGTATTACGCCTACAGCAAACAGTATGGGATCCCCTTATACAAAGTGCCTTTCAGCATACCTCTACACTGCAACGTTGCCAATGCCTCCATTATGGCCCCACAGATATACTGGTTCTGGCTTATTTGCAAAAAAGCATTAAGACTTTATCGGGGCCCAGCTAGATCTGGAAAAGACAGATAA
- the tlcd3a.L gene encoding TLC domain-containing protein 3A isoform X1, with product MWHVLAAGSFFFPGLYLLCSQCARRTLPKWTEADCSLLSTRIVSSVQGFLAASSGIIVITSCKDVKFDRSFHRHWLATAYNWFIIPYMLYDIYAMYLRHWYRCYDKQILNGKDHFATAMDSFLRKDFLMLVHHVVILTILVPIGLFLRSDIGDFFVGCLYVAEMSTPFVSLGKVLIQMNLQNSLLHKVNGALVLITFFLCRILLFPFMYYAYSKQYGIPLYKVPFSIPLHCNVANASIMAPQIYWFWLICKKALRLYRGPARSGKDR from the exons ATGTGGCACGTTTTGGCTGCAGGCTCCTTCTTTTTCCCGGGGCTTTATCTACTGTGCAGCCAGTGTGCCCGGCGGACCTTGCCAAAATGGACAGAAGCTGACTGCTCGCTGCTTAGTACCAG gattgtATCCTCTGTGCAAGGATTTCTTGCTGCTTCCTCTGGTATTATTGTTATCACTTCCTGTAAAGATGTGAAGTTTGACAG ATCTTTTCACAGACATTGGCTGGCTACAGCTTACAACTGGTTTATTATACCATACATGTTATATGACATCTATGCTATGTATCTTCGGCACTGGTACAGATGTTACGATAAGCAGATCTTGAACGGAAAAGATCACTTTGCTACAGCAATGGACAGTTTTCTGCGGAAGGATTTCCTCATGCTGGTTCACCATGTTGTGATTCTAACAATTCTTGTGCCCATTGGACTG TTTCTGAGAAGTGATATTGGCGATTTCTTTGTTGGCTGTCTTTATGTAGCAGAGATGAGCACTCCATTTGTGTCACTTGGTAAAGTTCTAATCCAG ATGAACCTGCAGAACTCTCTCCTGCACAAAGTAAATGGTGCCCTTGTGTTAATTACTTTTTTCCTGTGCCGCATCCTCCTCTTTCCATTTATGTATTACGCCTACAGCAAACAGTATGGGATCCCCTTATACAAAGTGCCTTTCAGCATACCTCTACACTGCAACGTTGCCAATGCCTCCATTATGGCCCCACAGATATACTGGTTCTGGCTTATTTGCAAAAAAGCATTAAGACTTTATCGGGGCCCAGCTAGATCTGGAAAAGACAGATAA